The Triticum aestivum cultivar Chinese Spring chromosome 7B, IWGSC CS RefSeq v2.1, whole genome shotgun sequence genome window below encodes:
- the LOC123161527 gene encoding peroxidase 2-like, with amino-acid sequence MAAAWLKLSVALTCALLLSSSACHGLQVGYYKKTCPRVEAIVRDEVKRFVYKNAGIGAGLIRMFFHDCFVQGCDASVLLDPTPANPQPEKLSPPNFPSLRGFEVIDAAKDAVEKVCPGVVSCADIVAFAGRDAAYFLSRMTMKINMPAGRLDGRVSNSTEALDNLPPPVFNLDQLIASFAAKGLTAEDMVVLSGAHTIGVSHCSSFVSDRLAVPSDINTGFANVLRRQCPASPSPANDPTVNQDVVTPNALDNQYYKNVLAHKVLFTSDAALLATPATTQMVRDSANIPGQWEAKFNKAMVKMGAIEVKTGYQGEIRRNCRVVNH; translated from the coding sequence ATGGCCGCCGCCTGGCTTAAGCTCTCTGTCGCGCTGACATGCGCATTGCTCTTATCGTCGTCGGCGTGCCATGGCCTGCAGGTGGGCTACTACAAGAAGACGTGCCCCCGCGTGGAGGCCATCGTGAGGGACGAGGTGAAGCGCTTCGTCTACAAGAACGCCGGCATCGGCGCCGGCCTCATCCGCATGttcttccacgactgcttcgtccaGGGGTGCGACGCCTCCGTCCTCCTCGACCCCACGCCGGCCAACCCGCAGCCGGAGAAGCTGAGCCCTCCCAACTTCCCCAGCCTCCGGGGCTTTGAGGTCATCGACGCCGCCAAGGACGCCGTCGAGAAGGTGTGCCCCGgcgtcgtctcctgcgccgacatcgTCGCCTTCGCCGGCCGTGACGCCGCCTACTTCCTCAGCCGGATGACGATGAAGATCAACATGCCGGCCGGCCGCCTCGACGGCCGCGTCTCCAACTCCACGGAGGCCCTCGACAACCTGCCGCCTCCGGTCTTCAACCTGGACCAGCTCATCGCCAGCTTCGCCGCCAAGGGCCTCACCGCGGAGGACATGGTCGTCCTCTCTGGCGCCCACACCATCGGCGTGTCCCACTGCTCGTCCTTCGTCTCCGATCGCCTCGCCGTCCCCTCCGACATCAACACCGGCTTCGCCAACGTGCTGAGGAGGCAATGCCCCGCCAGCCCAAGCCCGGCCAACGACCCCACGGTGAACCAGGACGTGGTGACCCCCAACGCGCTCGACAACCAGTACTACAAGAACGTCCTGGCGCACAAGGTGCTCTTCACGTCGGATGCCGCCCTCCTTGCCACGCCGGCGACGACCCAGATGGTGCGCGACAGCGCCAACATTCCCGGTCAGTGGGAGGCCAAGTTTAACAAGGCCATGGTCAAGATGGGAGCCATCGAAGTGAAGACCGGTTACCAGGGAGAGATcaggaggaactgcagggtcgtcAACCACTAA